The Stomatobaculum sp. F0698 genomic sequence GTATGTCACGAAAATCACACATATTGTAACATATCCTCATACAACTCGCCAAGGCAAGCGCCCAGTTCCGCATTCCGATATCGCTTTTTGATTCCCGCCGCAAGCAGTTTATCTTCGGCATAGTCTGCCTCGTCCGCCTGAAAACGGCGCACCAACTCGGCATAACAGGGCACGGCTTCCTTTTGTTCCCGCGCAAAGCTCCTCTTTAACCGCTCTCCGGCATCGACCTCCAAGTAGAGCGGAATTACGCGCTCGCTGCCAAAATAAGCGCAAAACCTCCGATAGCTCTCAAGTGTGCCGATGCCGAGCCACAGCGTATCTTCTCCGCCGCCCTCATCGACACTTCCGTAGCGCCAGAGACCCTTCTCGGTCTGATACGCTCTCTCCTCTATCATGCGACCGCTGTCACGCAGTTCGAGAAAACGCGCTTCGCTCACAAAGTGATATTCCCGCCCTTCCGCTTCCCCGGCCCGTTGCGGCCTGGTCGTATAGGGAATCAGCGGGCGCAACATAGGAAAACGCTCCGACAGTTTTCGATAAATCGTGTCCTTTCCGGCCGCGCTCTTGCCCATCAAATAAAAAATCCGCATCTTTACTCCTCGGTCGGTCCTTCGAGTATACCGAAATCCCGGCTTCCGTCCAGCGGTTCGGTCCAATCCGTTGTCTCTTCTCCGATAAATTTCTCCGCGCGCGGCAGGGATTCCACCTGACGAAAACGCTCCGCGGTCGATTCCACCGCTTCCGGGGTCTCCTCCGGCGTAGTCTCCGGTATTCCGCCCTTTCCCGTCGAAAGTAAGGGCTTCTCGCTCTTTTTCCATTCGCCGAGGCGCTTTTTCTTTTTGAGCGGAACCTGAACCGCCTGACGATCCAATACCTTAACTTCTCCGTTAATACCGGAACTCGGCTCACAGTTTTCCCAATAGGCGAGAACCCTGTCATCCATGGCCCAAATCGGAAGCAATCTATCGTTCCCCGTTCCGAACTCACCGCTTCGAAACGCACTGTCGTCTAAAAGATAGGTCTCGTCTCCGCGAACCATGGCAAGCTTTCCGTAGACCGAGCCCAGAGAACCCGGTCTGTATTCCATGTAGATGGTATCTGTCTCAGGATAGGGCAACATGCGCACAACACGACCCGGGAAGAGACCGCTCACCGCTTCTGCTTTGCCGGTCTTTACATTCAGCTTCCATATCTGACTTGTCGGTGCGCTGCCCTCCGTCGAAAGCATCACACTGTAATAGATCGAGGAATCAAAAACCGTCAAGGCATCGATTGCCACGCCGTGGCGCAAATACTCCTTTCCCTCGCCGGTCAAAATAGAGGGACTCACGCCTAAATTTGCGGCATAGAAGCGCTGTTCGCCTATGGCCGTACTCTCGGATATCACATTCTCTATCACCGCATCCGAGAGCGTATAGCGACGCCCGTTGATGCTCTGCAGTTCCTCCGTAACCCGCTTTCCGAAGCGGTCTCTCAGAATATAATGCTTCTCCTCCTGCTCCACATAGAAGCCCGCACCGATGGCTGCCCCGGCGGCATCCTTCTCAAAGCGCTCAATCTTGTTTTCACGCGCATACCAGACTGCTTTTTGTTGTACCGTGTAGCCGCTCACCTTATCCGCTATGACTTGGGTATTGCTGCTGTCTCTGCGCACCCGAAGGAGACTCGGCAGAGAGGCATGCTCATCCTCCATATAGAGGTAGTAAATCCACTCCCCGTCTATGGTAAGGGAATTTGCAATGATACCGGAAGCCGCTTCGGCTCTGCCCTCTTCCTTCATCTTTTCGGAGAGCACTGTCTTTCCGGTTTCGCGGTTCAAGGCGCAGGTGATGTTCTCGAGCGCACCGTTCTTTCCGAAATGAAAGGTTTCGCGCTCCATATTGTGGTCACCAGTCAGCACATAGCCTTCCTCGTTGAAGTAATAGAGCGTATCCTCATCTTCAAACCAGCAGCTCTCCATCCATTGACCGTTTGCCGTAAGATAGCTTCTTCCCCGCGCACTCTCGTTCCAACCGGCATAGGCAAGTGCACCTCCGCTTTCCGCGGAAGCGTGTTCCGTAGTTTCCACCGCACTGCTGACTGCCGCCTTGGCGCGATGTATCGCCCCGGATTCCCGGTTCAAATATCCGAAGAGCAGCGAGACCGCGGCAAAGGTCGCGCCTATGCTGCCCAGCGTCAGGAGCCATTGCATGCGTGTCTTGAGACGGCTCTTTTTCGCCTTCTTCTTCCCGGTGCCGAGCATACCGATGCGCTCTTCGAGAGAAATCAACACCGTTGTCGCTCGCTCGGTGAGCTCCTTATCGGTGCTGTTATCCGCAGAAAATTCAACCACCGCCGGCAGTTCCCCGCCGTACTGCTTCACACATTCCCGCAACAAAACGCGAAGCCAGGAACGGAAAATACCGGACTCCGGGATACTCTCTCGCTTATTCCAAACTTCTTCATAGAGCGCTGATAAAATTTCCCAGCACGCCTCTCCCGAAAATCCGAGAGCCGCAATATCCCGATATGTCTTCTGATAGCTGAGAAGGTACAAATCTTCGAACCCTGCGCTCTCACCGGCCCTCGTGCGCAAAATTGCACTCGAGAGCAGATTTCCCGCCTGTGTACTCAATACCGTTCCTCCTTCTTCGTCAATGTATCATTTTACCACAGAACCCGAATGACTGACAGGAAAAGGACTTCTAAGAAAAACAAAAACAGCTCGGATTTCTCCGAGCTGTTCTCAGTCTCAATTATCTTCTTGCACCCGGTGCGTAGTAGTGCGCCGAACGAGTCTGCACGACACCGTTCACGACCCACTGGCCCTTCTCGTTGACATAGTAGCCGTCCGGCGTTCTCTGGTTTGCCTTCATCCAGCCGTCGTCACCGAAGCAGTAGCACTCCTCAAGACCGTCGTGGTTGCTGTCAATCCAAGCCCACTTGACCTTGCCGGTCTCGCCGCGGTACCAGTCACCGAAATTGTCCTGCGTCGAGTACCACCATCTCTCCGGTGTAAATCTCGTATCTCTGACCCATCCGATGTATGCAAACGAGCTCGACGCCATCATCACCGAAATCATTGCCGCAGCTGCAAACATGCTTAATGCCTTCTTCATTTTACTTTTCCTCCTCCTGTATATTCCGGGAGTACATGCTCCCTTTCGTTTGAAACCTTCTCTATTTTAGCCTGTATATCCACCGTATTCAAGACAAGAACTACCCTTGTTCTTAACAGTTTGCTTACATAAAACTTAATATTTCCGCTCTCCCTCCCACTGCAATCGATGCAGTGCCCCTTTCTTTTCCAAGGCGGCAAAATCCTGTTGGCGAAGCGCCTCATACAAGATAACGGCAACGGCATTCGAGAGATTCAAAGAGCGAATATCTCCCCACATGGGAATTCGGATGCAGGCATCTTTGTTCGGAGCAAGTATTTCCTCGGGGATACCGGCTGACTCTTTTCCGAACATGATGTAATCGTCCGGCCCGAACTTGACATCCGCATAGGTCTGCTCTGCCTTCGTGGTCGCAAACCAGAGCCTGGGCTTCTTGCCTCCCGGGGATAATAAATCACCCCGGCGGCTTAGAAAAGCATCATAACTCTCATACTCCGTTAGAGAGAGCTTACTCCAATAATCCATACCCGCGCGTTTCAAGTACTTATCAGTCAGTTCGAATCCATACGGCTTTATGAGATGAAGGGCCGTGTCGGTAGCGACACAGGTTCTTCCGATTGCCCCCGTGTTAAACGGAATTTCAGGTTCATGTAGGACTATATTCATTGATTCTCCTCTCGAAGCACAAAATTCTCTCCCCGCCTCCGATATCGTAACGCAGCGTTTCTCCCGTTATCGCAGACTCCTCGTCTGTTTTCCGGACACTTCAAACAAACCTCCTTCTGCTGATGTTTGTCTGTTTCTGTCTGTCTGTTCTATGCTTCTCTGTTCTGCTTGTCTGTTCTATACTGTCTGTTCTATGCTTCTCTGTTTCTGCCTGTCTGCTCTATGCCTCTCTGTTTCTGCCTGTCTGTTCTATGCTTCTCTGTCCTCTGCTTCTTTGTTTCTGCTTGTCTGTTACTTGCTTCTCTGTACTCTGCCTATCTGTCCTCTGCTTCTTTTTTTCTGCTTATCGGTTCTCTGCTTCTCTGTTCTCTGTTTCTGTACTTTTCTTCTTTGTTTGACCCTAATTTCCTTGCGGACATCGTCCGTGCAAAACACTACACTTCCTTTACATCCACCTTCGGACAGAGATCCGTCAGATAACAAGCCTCACAATTCGTGCCTCTTGCCATACAGTAGGTCCTTCCGAGCGCCATGAGTCTGGTGTTCCAGAGTATCCAGTAGGACTCCGGCAACACTTGTTTCAACTCGCTCTCCACTTTGGTCGGATCCGTTGAGACAACCAGGCCGAGACGTTTTGAGACACGCTTCACATGTGTATCCACAACGATCGAAGGCTTTCCGTAGATTTCACCCAAAATCAGACTTGCCGTCTTTCTTCCGACCCCGGGAAGGGTCAGTAAGGCTTCCATCTCATCCGGTACCTCTCCGCCGAAGTTAGTGAGCAAAGCCCGCGCACAGGCCTGCAAATTTCTCGCTTTGTTGTGATAAAAGCCGGTCGTATAAATTTCCCGCTCCAATTCATCGATGCTCGCGGATGCAATGGCCGCGACACTCGGGTACTTCCGGTAGAGCTCCTTCGTCACCTGATTGACGCGCGCATCCGTACATTGGGCACTCAGTATGGTAGCAAACAAAAGTTTCCAGGGCTCACGCTCCGTCAGAAACTCCATGGGTTTGTCCTCAAAATGCGCATTTAAGCGGCGCATAATTTCATGCACTCTCTCTTCTTCGCTCGAATTCACAGTCTTCTCCCTATAGTTTCCCATATCGAATCGATTTTGTATCAAAAAAAGCCATCGCAGCGACTGCGATGACTCATCTTCTCATAACTGAGATACGCGGGACTCGAACCCGCGACAACTTGATTAAAAGTCAAGTGCTCTACCACCTGAGCTAGTATCCCATCTTTCTTTCTCTAAAAGACGAGCAAAGCTCTTTTTAGATAAAAGAAAAATGCCTTGGACCGGAATCGAACCAGTGACATAAGGATTTTCAGTCCTCCGCTCTACCAACTGAGCTACCAAGGCATGGATTGCGGGGACAGGATTTGAACCTGCGACCTCCGGGTTATGAGCCCGACGAGCTTCCGGACTGCTCTACCCCGCGACAGTATGTGATGTGTCTCCACACCAATTTGTAAGTTCACAGTCGAAACTGTGGAGTGGGGGAAAGTGGATTCGAACCACTGAAGGCAGTGCCAGCAGATTTACAGTCTGTCCCCTTTGGCCACTCGGGAATTCCCCCATATTGTTTGGTCTGATACCAAAGCCGATGATCGGACTCGAACCGATAACCTGCTGATTACAAATCAGCTGCTCTGCCATTGAGCCACATCGGCACGACATACATTGGTTTGGTAAATGGGACCTACAGGGCTCGAACCTGTGACCCTCTGCTTGTAAGGCAGATGCTCTCCCAGCTGAGCTAAGATCCCAAACTGTTTGTATCAAACCTAGCGACCCGAAACGGACTTGAACCGTCGACCTCCGCCGTGACAGGGCGGCGCTCTAACCAACTGAGCCATCGGGCCATCTTTACACCCTGAAAACCGCACACAGAATTTTTATCTATTCATCTCTTTTCCCAAACCCTTTGGTTAAACCCTCGACCGATTAGTAAGAGTCAGCTGAACGTGTCGCCACGCTTACACCTCTCTCCTATCTACCTTGTCGTCTTCAAGGGGTCTTACCGCTTTCGCATGAGATATCCCATCTTGAGGGGGGCTTCACGCTTAGATGCCTTCAGCGTTTATCCCGTCCCGACTTGGCTACCCGGCCATGGGGTTGCTCCCCAACCGGTGCACCAGTGGTCAGTCCATCCCGGTCCTCTCGTACTAAGGACAGCTCCTCTCAGATATCTTACGCCCGCGCCGGATAGGGACCGAACTGTCTCACGACGTTCTGAACCCAGCTCGCGTACCGCTTTAATGGGCGAACAGCCCAACCCTTGGGACCGACTTCAGCCCCAGGATGCGATGAGCCGACATCGAGGTGCCAAACCACTCCGTCGATGTGAACTCTTGGGAGTGATAAGCCTGTTATCCCCAGGGTAGCTTTTATCCGTTGAGCGATGGCAATCCCACTTTATACCACCGGATCACTAAGTCCTACTTTCGTACCTGCTCCACCCGTCGGTGTCGCAGTCAAGCTCCCTTCTGCCTTTGCGCTCTTCGAATGGTTTCCAACCATTCTGAGGGAACCTTTGAGCGCCTCCGATACTCTTTCGGAGGCGACCGCCCCAGTCAAACTCCCCACCTGACATTGTCCCCCATCCGGATTACGGATGTAGGTTAGAAATCCAGTGCCACAGGGGTGGTATCCCAACAGCGGCTCCGAAAAGACTGGCGTCCTTCCTTCTTAGCCTCCCACCTATCCTGTACGAGTAACACCGAATCCCGGTATCAAGCTGGAGTAAAGCTCCATGGGGTCTTTCCGTCCTGGCGCAGGTCACCAGCATCTTCACTGGTACTTCAATTTCACCGGGTGCATTGTTGAGACAGCGCTCAAATCATTACGCCTTTCGTGCGGGTCGGAACTTACCCGACAAGGAATTTCGCTACCTTAGGACCGTTATAGTTACGGCCGCCGTTTACTGGGGCTTAAATTCAAAGCTTCGCTTGCGCTAACCTCTCCTCTTAACCTTCCAGCACCGGGCAGGCGTCAGCCCATATACCTCACCTTACGGTTTCGCATAGACCTGTGTTTTTGCTAAACAGTTGCTTGAGCCTTTTCTCTGCGGCTGCATCTCTGCAGCACCCCTTCTCCCGAAGTTACGGGGTCATTTTGCCGAGTTCCTTAACAATGCTTCTCCCGCCGGCCTTAGGATTCTCTCCTCATCCACCTGTGTCGGTTTGCGGTACGGGCTGACATGATACAATAGCGGCTTTTCTCGACAGTCCCTCCACCGGCTTCGCTACTTATATTTCGCTCCCTATCACGCTTTCGGATTGTATGGCGGATTTGCCTACCACACTCCTAGCTTCGCTTCGCCCGGTCTTTGCTCTCCCGGGTCCGGTTTCGTTCCTGTGTCCCCACAGTTCTGATCATGTCAGGTGCAGGAATATGAACCTGCTGTCCATCGACTACGGATCTCTCCCTCGCCTTAGGTCCCGACTTACCCAGGGCAGATCAGCTTTACCCTGGAATCCTTGGATATTCGGCCATGATGATTCTCACATCATTCTCGCTACTCATTCCGGCATTCTCTCTTCTCAGAACTCCACGCTTCCTTACGGTAACGCTTCGGCACTCTGAGATTGCTCCTCTACCAATGTATTGCTACATTCCTAAGCTTCGGTATCGTGTTTTAGCCCCGGAAATTTTCGGCGCAGGACCTCTCGACTAGTGAGCTATTACGCACTCTTTGAATGTGTGGCTGCTTCTAAGCCAACATCCTAGCTGTCTTCGAAATCCCACATCCTTTTCCACTTAACACGTATTTTGGGACCTTAGCTGTAGGTCTGGGCTCTTTCCCTTTTGACTGTCCAACTTATCTCGTACAGTCTGACTCCCGACCATCATCAGTGCGGCATTCGCAGTTTGATATCCCTTGGTAGGCTTTGACGCCCCCTCAGGAATTCAGTGCTCTACCTCCGTCTGACTAAGTCGAGGCTAGCCCTAAAGCTATTTCGAGGAGAACCAGCTATCTCCGGGTTCGATTGGAATTTCTCCCCTATCCACACCTCATCACCACCCTTTTCAACGGATGTGTGTTCGGTCCTCCATTCCCTTTTACGGGAACTTCAACCTGGACATGGATAGATCACCCGGTTTCGGGTCTGCCGATGCTGACTGTAAGCCCTGTTAAGACTCGGTTTCCCTTCGGCTCCGGACCTGTAGTCCTTAACCTTGCCAGCACCGGCAACTCGCCGGACCGTTCTACAAAAAGTACGCGGTTGTGCGTTCATGTATCGCACTTCCACTGCATGTAAACATAGGGTTTCAGGTTCTTTTTCACTCCCCTCCCGGGGTCCTTTTCACCTTTCCTTCACAGTACTATGCACTATCGGTCACTAAGTAGTATTTAGCCTTAGGGGGTGGTCCCCCCGTATTCCCACAAGGTTTCACGTGTCTCGTGGTACTCTGGATCCTGCCGAGTTTTGAATCGTTTTCCCGTACGGGGCTTTCACCCTCTGTGGCGGACTTTTCCAAAGTCCTTCCGGTAACCATTCAATTCCCTTACGCAGTCCGAACCCCGCGGTGCACGCACCGCGGTTTGGGCTCTTCCGTGTTCGCTCGCCACTACTTACGGAATCACTGTTGTTTTCTCTTCCTCCGCCTACTTAGATGTTTCAGTTCAGCGGGTTCCCGGCTGTACGCTATGGATTTACGCACAGTCACTGCAGGTCTTCTGCAGTAGGTTTCCCCATTCGGAAATCTGCGGATCAATAGATATTTGCTCTTCCCCGCAGCTTATCGCAGCTTATCACGTCCTTCATCGGCTCTTAGTGCCAAGGCATCCGCCCTACGCTCTTTTCTGTTTAACCTCTTACATGTTCTCTAGCGTAAGAACATGCGGGTTGGTCAACTCTGCTCTCACAGAGTTACGTATTATTTACATTATAGACGCGACTCTCGTCACATCTATCGGATACGACTTTCGTCGTATCACCTCGGATGTCTAGATATTCTTAATTGAATATTCATTCTGTATGCGATTTTCAAGGTGCAAAATGGAGATGGAGAGATTCGAACTCTTGACCCCCTGCTTGCAAGGCAGGTGCTCTCCCAACTGAGCTACACCCCCATAATAATCCGGCGCCCGCCTATTCTCCCATGCCGTTACCAGCATAGTACCTTCGGCCGTCTTCCTCTTAACCGTCGTGTTCGGGATGGGAACGGGTGTTTCAAGAAGACGCATCGACACCGGAAATCCGGTTGAACCTTTGATCAAAAACCAGACAGCACAAACAACCCTTACTTCTTCCTTAGAAAGGAGGTGATCCAGCCGCACCTTCCGATACGGCTACCTTGTTACGACTTCACCCCAGTTATCCGCCCCGCCTTCGGCAGCTCCCTCCTTGCGGTTGGGTCACTGACTTCGGGCGTTGCTGACTCCCATGGTGTGACGGGCGGTGTGTACAAGACCCGGGAACGTATTCACCGCGACATGCTGATTCGCGATTACTAGCAATTCCGGCTTCGTGCAGTCGAGTTGCAGACTGCAGTCCGAACTGAGACGTTATTTTTGAGCTTTGCTTAAACTCGCGTTCTCGCTTCTCTTTGTTAACGCCATTGTAGCACGTGTGTTGCCCAAATCATAAGGGGCATGATGATTTGACGTCATCCCCGCCTTCCTCCCGGTTATCCCGGGCAGTCTCGCCGGAGTGCCCAGCTTTACCTGCTGGCTACCGGCAATAGGGGTTGCGCTCGTTGCGGGACTTAACCCAACATCTCACGACACGAGCTGACGACAACCATGCACCACCTGTCACTCCTGTCCCGAAGGAAAGCACCCATTACGGTGCGGTCAGAAGGATGTCAAGATTTGGTAAGGTTCTTCGCGTTGCTTCGAATTAAACCACATGCTCCACTGCTTGTGCGGGTCCCCGTCAATTCCTTTGAGTTTCATTCTTGCGAACGTACTCCCCAGGTGGAATACTTATTGCGTTTGCGACGGCACCGATGCCCTTGGGGCACCAACACCTAGTATTCATCGTTTACCGCGTGGACTACCAGGGTATCTAATCCTGTTTGCTCCCCACGCCTTCGAGCCTCAACGTCAGTTTTCGTCCAGCAGGCCGCCTTCGCCACCGGTGTTCTTCCTAATATCTACGCATTTCACCGCTACACTAGGAATTCCGCCTGCCCCTCCGATACTCAAGTCGCACAGTTTCCAAAGCAGTCCCGTGGTTAAGCCTCGGGATTTCACTTCAGACTTGCGCAACCGTCTGCGCTCCCTTTACACCCAGTAAATCCGGATAACGCTTGCCCCCTACGTATTACCGCGGCTGCTGGCACGTAGTTAGCCGGGGCTTCTTACTCAGGTACCGTCATTTTCTTCCCTGCTGATAGAGCTTTACATACCGAAGTACTTCTTCACTCACGCGGCGTCGCTGCATCAGGGTTTCCCCCATTGTGCAATATTCCCCACTGCTGCCTCCCGTAGGAGTTTGGGCCGTGTCTCAGTCCCAATGTGGCCGGTCATCCTCTCAGATCGGCTATCGATCGTCGCTTTGGTGGGCCGTTACCCCGCCAACTGGCTAATCGAACGCGGGTCCATCTCATACCACCGGAGTTTTTACCCCCGCACCATGCGGTGCTGTGGTCTTATGCGGTATTAACAGTCGTTTCCAACTGTTATCCCCCTGTATGAGGCAGGTTACCCACGCGTTACTCACCCGTCCGCCACTCGAAATGAAGGCTTCCGCCCGAAGGTTTCCATCTCCATTTCTCGTTCGACTTGCATGTGTTAAGCACGCCGCCAGCGTTCATCCTGAGCCAGGATCGAACTCTCAATTTAAAGTTTGTTCGTTCCGGTCAAAATAACGTTGGTCTTTCTCAGTTATTTTACCCGTTATTACTTGGTTTGGTTCTTTTTTGAAATTCTTTTGGAAGCTCACGAACACATTTGAAAAATGTCCGCAAGCCCTCTGTTTTCACAGAGATTTCAGGGTTGTTTGTACTGTCTGATCTTTGATTTTCAAGGTTCTGTAGGTTGTCGGCCTTTTCAGGCGCAACTCCCTTACTTTATCACTTTGAATTTCCTCTGTCAACACTTTTTTAAAAGCATTTTCATTCGGAAATTCGAGCGGAGAAAGAGGGATTTGAACCCTCGCGCCGGTATTACCCGACCTACCCCCTTAGCAGGGGGGCCTCTTCGGCCTCTTGAGTATTTCTCCAGAAACGAATTGCTACGCCATTATAACGGATGTTTTTACCATCTGTCAACGGATAAAAGCCATTTTTTCGAATCTTTTTCAGGCTTTATTTCCCGGGCGCAGCAATTTGTTTTGTTCTTCAATATCTTGTTGTTTCTTATTTGTTGCTTTCTATATCTTCACTGTCCTCGCCGGATTCCGCGTCGCCCTCATTCTCCTGTACGGCACTCATGCTCTCTTTTACCATTGCGATTCCGGCGATTCTGATTTCTTCTTCACCGTCCCGCTCAATGTTCATGAGTTTCACACCGGACGCAAGACGTCCGTACTTGGAAATATCACCGACCGAAATCCGTATCATGACACCGGTATTCGTAATCAGCAGCATCTCCTGATCTTCCCGAACCAGCTTCGCACCGATCAGGAGTCCCGTCTTATCCGTCAGTTTATGGCAGAGGTTACCGTAGCCGCCGCGGTTCTGGGCGTGGAACTCCGTGAGTTCCGTCCGCTTACCCATACCGTAGGCCGTGACTGTCAAAAGTTCTTCGCCCTGCGCCGTAAACTGCATTGCGACGACCGCATCGCCCTCGCGGAGTGCAATGCCCTTGACACCGTAGGAATTTCTTCCTGTGACACGGACTGTCTCCTCGGAGAAGAGTATACTCTGTCCGTTTTGTGTCACCAGGAGTACATCTTCCGTACCGCGGCTCGC encodes the following:
- a CDS encoding guanylate kinase; protein product: MRIFYLMGKSAAGKDTIYRKLSERFPMLRPLIPYTTRPQRAGEAEGREYHFVSEARFLELRDSGRMIEERAYQTEKGLWRYGSVDEGGGEDTLWLGIGTLESYRRFCAYFGSERVIPLYLEVDAGERLKRSFAREQKEAVPCYAELVRRFQADEADYAEDKLLAAGIKKRYRNAELGACLGELYEDMLQYV
- a CDS encoding tRNA (cytidine(34)-2'-O)-methyltransferase — translated: MNIVLHEPEIPFNTGAIGRTCVATDTALHLIKPYGFELTDKYLKRAGMDYWSKLSLTEYESYDAFLSRRGDLLSPGGKKPRLWFATTKAEQTYADVKFGPDDYIMFGKESAGIPEEILAPNKDACIRIPMWGDIRSLNLSNAVAVILYEALRQQDFAALEKKGALHRLQWEGERKY
- the nth gene encoding endonuclease III; protein product: MNSSEEERVHEIMRRLNAHFEDKPMEFLTEREPWKLLFATILSAQCTDARVNQVTKELYRKYPSVAAIASASIDELEREIYTTGFYHNKARNLQACARALLTNFGGEVPDEMEALLTLPGVGRKTASLILGEIYGKPSIVVDTHVKRVSKRLGLVVSTDPTKVESELKQVLPESYWILWNTRLMALGRTYCMARGTNCEACYLTDLCPKVDVKEV